The DNA segment GGGCTCCAAAGAAAATTATGTATCTAACAGAAGCAAGACTTAGAGAAGCTGGAGTAAGAGACAATGTAGATATGTGGTTCTATCCTAATGGAGGAACAATGTTTGGTGTTCCTGAGTATCATGAAGCGATTGTAAAACAGTTTGAAGCAAGAAATATGCACTGGGAATATAAAAACAATTTAGTTGAAGTTGATACTGAGAAAAAAATTGCAACTTTTGAAAAAAGATGGTTTGAAAAAGGTGCATGGGATCCAGATATTGAAGATTATGAAATGGTTCCAATGAGTGAAAAAATAGAAAGAGAGTATGACTTTATGCATGTTACTCCTCCTATGAGAGCTCCTGATGCGGTTAAAAATTCTAGTTTAGCTTGGCAAAAAGGAAGTGCTGCAAAAGGTGGATGGGTTGAATTAAATAAAGAGACTCTTCAACATACAAGATATCCAAATGTATTTGGTATAGGTGATGTTGCTGGTATTCCAATGGGGAAAACCGGTGGTAGTGCAAGAAAACAGTATAAAGTATTAGTTGAAAACTTAATATCTGCAATGGAGGGTAAAGATTTAACTTCTAAATATGCTGGATATACAGTTTGTCCACTAATTACTGATTTAGGTAAAGTAATGCTTGCTGAGTTTGACTGGTCTAAAAAACCAACTCCATCATTCCCTCTTGATCCTACTCAAGAGAGATATATTTGGTGGCTATTAAAAGTTTATTTACTTAAACCAATGACAGTATATGGAATGCTTTCTGGTAGAGCGTAAGAAGGTATTGTTAAAATGATATTTAAAAACAGTCTTATATTTTTATTATCAATGCTATTTGTGCAAAATATATATGCTCAAGAAGTAACTTTGATAGAAGCAAAAGAGCTTGCATATAAAGTTACAAAAGAGTTTGAATCTAGACTTAAAAGAGAGCTAAAAGAGGCGAAAAAAGTAAATGATACAAAAGGTATGACAGATTATTGTATTAATGAATCAAAAAAAGTTTTAGAAGAGATTAATAGTAAGTATGGTCCTAAAGTTTCTATTAAAAGAGTTAGTTTAAATAATAGAAATGAAAAAGCAAAACCAGAGAATAATGAAATAAATATCTTAAAAGCTTTTGATTTAATACAAAAATCAGATGCCTACGAGCCTGAGCAGATAGTACAAGTTATAAACGATAATACTTATAAAATCTATTCTCCAATTGAGATGAATAGTAGAGACTGTAAAAAATGTCATGGTTTAGATAGTAAAGTTGATAAAGAGTCAAAGAGAAGATTCTCTGAAGTTTATAAAAATGATAGAGGATACGGACACAAGAGTGGAGATATAAGAGGTGCGGTTGTAATAACCATCTCTAGGTAAAAAATAGAAAAGGATATTTATGCAAGTAAAAAAAGCAGTTTTAATAAGTTTCATTGTTTCTGTTATGGCTGTGGCAGCAAATGCAGAAGATTATACTAATGCAGAAATTTATACTAAAATGTGTTCAAAATGTCATGGATTAAGTGCAGAGGGGAACCCAGAAAAAAAGGGACCTGCATTAAATGACCAAACTGCACATGAGCTTGAGATTAGTCTATACGATTTAAAAAGTGGTGGATTAAATCAATCTTCTGGTACAGAGCATGAGATTATGGAACACAATATGAAGAAAATCATTGAAAAGGGTATGAATTATGAGCCTAAATCAATGTCAGAATATATTTTCTTTAAATTTAATCCAAACGCAAAATACTATAAAAAAGTTTCAGAGTCTAAATATACTGTTTCTGAAATATATGGAAAAATGTGTTCAAAATGTCATGGAATAGATGCAGAGGGAAATCCTAAGAAAAAAGGACCTGCACTTAATAAAATGACAGCTCATGAGATTGAATCTGAATTATTAGAGATTCAAAGAGGAAGCGTAACACAATCTTCAGGAACTGACCATGAAGTAATGGAACACAACCAAGAGAAGATTGAAGACAAAGGTATGAGATATAGCCCAGATGAAATGGCTAAATATATAGAGACAAATTTCTATAAAAAATAGTATGAAAGAGTAAGGCTTTTCCTTACTCTAAATAGTTAGGACGAATTTTGATTAATTTAAAAAAAGAGTTGATAATCTTTTTTTCACTATTAGTGATTGTATCTATTGGAATACATTTCGATGCTTGGATAAACCATCCAATGGAACATATGGAGTCACTGTTTTCTCACTCTATGGCATATCATCCTTTCCTTTATGTTTTTTTGATATATCTAGTAATAGGATTTTTTAGAGTTATTATTAATTTAATAAAAAAATTGTTTAAGAGAAAATAGTTTTTAAAAATATATTTAAATGAATGAATAGTCATATAGGTTAGCTATGGAACAAATTCAAAATAAAACTTACGTCTGGTCTTTTCTAGGACGAATAAGTCACTGGCTTTTAGTAGTATCTTTCTTTAGCTGCTTTGTAACTTCTTTTTATGAAAATATGTTAACACTACATATTAGCTTAGGTATAGTTGTTTTTGGTATGCTTCTTATGAAAATTGTATGGGGCTTAATTGGTCCAAAATATGCAAGATGGAGCGATTTTCGTTTTGCATTAAAGGATTTAAAATTTTATTTTATACAAAAAATAAAAGATAGATATAGACAAATACAGCCAGGACATAATCCTGCTTCTTCATGGTTCGCTTTTTTAGTTACATGGTTTGGGATAGTATGTTGTATTAGTGGGTTTGTATTATATGGAATTCAAGAGGGAAATGGATTACTCTCTTTTCTTAATGATAAATATATCTCTTATGCAAATGGTCTTGATAATATACATATTTTTTTAGCTTATTTACTCTTAATAATGATAGCTACACATATAACAGGCGTGTTAATAGAACAGTTTTACCATAAAACAAATATGGTAATGGCAATGATAAGCGGCTACAAAAGAGCAAAGGGTGAAGATATAACTACAACCTTTAGAATGAAACTTTTAGGAAGTCTATATATCTTGCTAACGCTTGTAGTGGCATATTATACTTATTTAGTTCCAGAAAATATTTTTACTAAGAGTAAATTCCAACCAGTCGATTATAAAGCTTTAGATGCAGATTTCCATTTTGAGTGTTCAGATTGTCATAATCTATTCCCTCCATATCTTTTACCTTCTGCCTCATGGAAAAAAATGTTTAAAGATCAACATGAACACTATGGAGAAGATTTAGAGTTAGATGAATCCCTTGTCAAAAAAATTGAGAACTTTATGGTTACTAGATCAGCAGAGTTTTCAACACAAGAATCTGCTTATGAAATAAATAAAGAGTTAAAAAATAGTAGTGAGTATACTATAACAAAAACTAATTATTGGAAAATAATTCATAAAGATATTAAAAAAGATATTTTTGAAAATAATATAGTTGAAAGAAAATCAAATTGTGTTGCATGTCATAAAGATTTTGAAAAGGGAATAATTTATGACATAAATATTACATATCCTCAAAATGTAACCAAAAATTAATTAATTTTACTTATAATACTGTGTAAAAATAAAAAAAACTTATAAAAATGTATGAATAATCATTCATAATAAGATTTTTTTATCAAAAAATATGTTAATATTAGTACTAAATAATAAGTAAAAATTAAGAGGAGAAGAGATGCAAGTTGAGATTTCAAGAAGAAAATTTCTTCAAGGTACTGTTGCACTATCTGTAGTTGCAGCATCAACTTCAGCACTGTCAAATGCAAAAACAGATGAGGGTAAAAAAGTTTATGGGACAACAAAAACTTCATCAAATGCAAATGATATAAAGATTATTCCCACACTATGTGAAATGTGTGTAAATAAATGTGCTGCATATGCAAGAGTTGAAAACAATGTGGTTACCAAATTAGACCCAAATCCACATTTTCCTAAATCACAAAATATGTTATGTGCAAGAGGAAATGCAGGAATCCAAGCATTATATGATCCAGATAGAATTAAATATCCACTTATTAGAGTAGGAAAAAGAGGGGATGGAAAGTATAAAAGAGTTACTTGGGATGAAGCATATACATATATATCTGAAAAATTAACAAAAATATTAGATGAAGAGAAAGATAATAGATCTTGTATTGGTTATTGTGCAGGTGAAGGAATGGCTGAACACACTTTTAAAACTTTTATGTTTGATAAATTTGGTTCAACAAACTTTATAAATCACTCATCAATTTGTCTACAAACTACAGTTTCTGGTTATGCACTTACAATAGGTGGTTATGGACAAGCAGATTTAGAGAATGCTGATTATGTGATAATGGCTGGGGCAAATAGAGCTGAAGCAATTGTAACTCCTGATACTATGGAACTTTTTAAAAGAACTAAAGGAAGAGGTGCAAAACTTGTTGTAATTGATCCTAGATTTACAAATACAGCTGCCCATGCAGATGAATGGGTTGCAATTGAAGTGGGAACTGATTTGGCTTTAGTTCTTGCAATGACTCATGTGGTAATAACAGAAGAGTTATATAACAAAAAGTTTGTTTCACTAAATTTCAATGGATTTGAAGAGTACAAACAACATATACTAAGTAATAACTATACTCCCCAATGGGCAGAAAAAATAACTGGTGTGAAAGTTGCTCAAATTAAAAAAATGGCAAGAGATTTTATGCACTATGCACCAAAATCAATCTACTATCAAGGAAGAAGATCAGCTTGGAGTAAACAAGATTTCCAATTAAGAAGAGCACAAGCAATCTTTACAGCACTTGGTGGAGGAATTGATAAAGAAGGAGGTATTGTTTTTGGTAAAACTCTTCCTTTAGGAACTCATAAAGTAAATGCTCCAATGTATGCAAATGCACAAAGTAGAATTGAAAAAAATGAAGCTGCAATAATAGGTGGAGCAGGTTCTTGGATAGCTTGGAGAAATATGATAGTTGAAGGAAGAACTCCATATCCAATTAGAGGAATGTTTATCTATAAACAAAATCCTATGTTAAGTGTTCCAAATGTTGCAAAAACTAGAGAAATGTTTGAAAAAATGGATTTAGTTGTTGCAATTGATACAATGCCAAGTGATTCTGCAATTATGGCTGATGTAATTTTACCAGAGTGTACATACTTAGAGAGAGAAGATCCCGTAAAATCATTTGGTGGGGCTCAACCCTCTATTGCTCTTAGACAAGCTGCTGTAAAACCTCTTTGGGAAACAAAACCAGTAATTGAAATTGTGCAGGGTCTATCTAAAAAACTTTCAAAACCTTTATGGGAAATTACAAAAAAATATGATGAAGATGTTCAAGATGAGATTGAAGGGATGTCTGAAGATGAGGTTGAAGAGTTTTATAAAAAAAGTGGTTTTGATTTAGCAGATGCCTTTGAACACTCACAAAAAGAGATTAATAGACATATGGTTGAAGAAGTTTATGGAAAAGAGGCTTGGGATACTTTAAGAGAAAAAGGTGTTTATTATCTAAATATGGACAAATACTTCAAAAAACTATCTGCAAATAGATATGAGTGGTATCCTAAAAAAAGAAGATTTTACTCAGTTGTAAGGGGTGAGTTTAAAGCTGATGTTTTCCATGATACTTGTGTAGATGAAAAAGAGATAGCAGTTTTGAAAAAAGATTTTAAAACTCCAACAGGAAAAGTTGAGTGTGTATTGGAAAACCTAGCAAGAAAAGGTGTTGATGCAATGCCAACATGGAGAGATGAGATGTTCACAGCAGTTCCTAAAGATAAGTTTAGATTTATTACAGGACGACATGCTCAATTTACACAAAATTCAACATGTAATAATGCAATGTTATTAGATTTACTTCCTGAGAATTATCTTTGGGTAAATAAAAGAGTTGCAAAAAATAGAGGTATTGAATTTGGTGATTTAGTTGAAGTAGAAAGTAGTGCAGGAAAAATCCAAATAAAAGCATATCCAACAGAAAAGATAGGGCAAAACACACTATTTTTTGTACATGGATTTGGTTCCTCTTCAGATAATTTAAGCCTTGCAAAAGGGAATGGTGCAAGTGATAATATTATTATTGAAGATGTTATAGAACCAGTATTTGGTAGTGCAGCGATGCATGAAACAATAGTAGATATTAGAAAGGTTTAATTATGGCTAGATACGCAATGGCACTAGATTATAAAAATTGTATAAATTGTAAAGCTTGTGAGACAGCCTGCAAAGAGGAAAATGGTGTCCTTTTAGGAGCACAAAACCATAGAATTTGGGTTGGTACAAAAGAGATAGAAGGGGAGTTTCCTCTTTTAAATATCTCATCTAGTAATTTTTTACCAAGCCAATGCCAACAGTGTTCAAATGCACCTTGTCAAGAGGTTTGTCCAACAAATGCTACATATTATGATGAACATGGTGTGGTAAGAGTAGATTCTGATAAATGTATTTTATGCAGTTATTGTATGACAGCTTGTCCTTATGATGCGAGATATGTTGATGATAGAACAAATACTGTTGATAAATGTAATTTCTGTTCAGATACAAGAATTGCAAGGGGTGAGATAACAACTGCATGTCAGGCAACATGTCCAACAAAAGTTAGAATCTTTGGTGATTTAGATGATCCAAATAGTGAGATATCAGAAGTTTTAAGAACAAGAGAGCACTTCTCTTTAAAATCATATTTGGGTACTGACCCTAAACTATTCTATTTAACTTAAGGAGACTATTATGAATTTTAAATCTATTATTCCAATTAAAGAGGTCTCTATAAAAGAGCTATTTAGTTTCAAGATGAGTTTTTCAAATGTAACTATGGCAATGATTACTTTAGGATTGGTTGCACTTTTTACTGCGGGGGCAATTACATATTTTATTGAAGGTCATCACGCTTATAATGTAACAAGAGAACATCCATGGGGATTGATTATTGGTATGTATGTATTTTTTGTTGTATCAAGTACAGGACTTTGTATTATGTCTTCAATTGGTCATGTATTTGGTGTAAAAGAGTTTGAGATTATAGGTAAAAGAGCAATCTTAGGAGCAATACTTACAATTTGTACAGGATTTTTAGTTATTGCACTTGAAATAGGTCATCCAGTTAGAATGGTAATCTATAATATATTAACTCCAGGATTTACTTCTGCTATTTGGTGGATGGGGACACTATATGGACTATATTTATGTTTTATTATCTTTGAATTTATATTCTTAATTAGAAATGATCATAAATGGTCAAAAATCTTTGGTCTTGGGGGATTATTAGTAGGTATTGCGGCACATAGTAATTTGGGTGCAGTATTTGGATTTTTAATAGCAAGACCGATTGCAAATGGAGTATTTTTCCCAATATACTTTATTCTTTCAGCCATGATTACAGGTTCATATTTATTATTTTTAATGTACGGGTTTAGATATAAAATGAATTTTCCCAAAGAGGTCGAAGATATGCTTGTAAAATTGGCAAAAATTTTAGGTCTTCTTTTGGCAATATTAATGTTTTTTGAAATTTGGAGAATGTTAACATCAATTTATGGAGGTGTACCAGGACGAGCAGAGATTGCAAAACATATTTTAATGAGTCCTAATTTTTTAGTAGGAGAGGTTCTTTTAGGGATGCTTATTCCTTTTATTATTATCTTAGTAAGCAAAGGTAAAAATATTAAAGGTTTAGTTTGGGCTTCAATTTTAGGTATGGTAGGTATTTTCTTTATGAGATATGATTTAGTTCACGATACACAACTAATGCCACTACAATTACTTAAAATAAGGGAGTATCAATTACCACCATCTCTAGTTGAGTATTTCCCATCATTTGCAGAAATTGCTATCTCAATTGGTGGAATTGGTGTCTGCTTATTAGTATACTATTTTGCAGAAAAGTTTTTTAATCTTGATTATGATAAATAGAAAAGGATTAGCCATGAAATTATCACTAATTACAAAGAGTCTGTTCGCAGTAACACTTTTATCGACATTGATGCTGGCAAATGAACCAGCAAACTTATCAAAACCAACAGAAAAGGTACAGTCATTAATTGATAAGTATAAATTGGAAGTAGTTGATTATAATTATGTAAAGGGAAAAATAGGAAAAGGAACAAGAGATAGTGCAAAGGTTGTTTTAATTGATGCAAGACCTGATAAAAAATATATCTCTGGTACTATTCCTAGTTCATTAAATATTCCAGATACAGAATATGAGAAATATGTAGGACAGTTAAAAGATACACCAAAAAACAAAGAGATTTTAGTTTATTGTGGTGGCTGGGCTTGCGCGAAAAGTCCAAAAGTTGCAGGACTTCTTAAAAAAGATGGTTTTACAAAGGTAAAATTATATCAAGCAGGTGAACCAGAGTGGGGGCAAAAAAGTTATTTAGAAGTTGGTACTGAAGTTGTAAAAAGTGCATTAAGTAAAAATGCAGCGGTTATAATTGATGCGCGACCTTATGCTAAATATATGCAAGAGACTATTCCAGGAAGTATCTCAATCCCCGATACTGAGTTAGAGCAATTAAAAGGTAGATTTCCAGTTAATCATATGGAAAAGATTATTACATTTTGTGGTGGATATAAATGTGCAAAATCTCATGTAGTAGCTAAAAAACTTATTTCTATGGGATACAAAAATGTAACTGTTTATGCTGCTGGATTACCAGCTTGGAAAGAAGCAGGTTTATCAACTACAAAAAGTAGTGAGACAGCTAAAAATGATAAAAAAGAGAATAAACCAGAGTTTAGTAAAAATGGTGCAAAACTTGGTTCTGATGAAGGAAGTATTGATGGAGAATGGTTATACTCATTTATAAAAGAGGATAAAGTTCCTTCATTTATTCAAATAGTTGATGTTACTTCTCCTGAAGAGTTTAATAAAGGACATATTAAAGGTGCAATCAATATAACAGCAGAGAACTATTCAGCAAAAGAGTTTATATCAAAACTTCCAAAGAATAAAACTATTGTATTTAATTGTACACAAGGTGGAAGATCTATTGATGCTTGGAATAAATTGAAAAAAGCTGGATATGATATTTCAGAGGTTTTCTATTTTGATGCAAATATTGATTGCAAAGGAAACGATTGTAAAATAAAAGTTAATGAGCCTTTAGAGTAGATTTAAAAGGAGTGTATTTTTTGCACTCCTTGATTTTTTTTGATTTTCTTTTGTGTAGAAAGGAAAAAGCTGTTTATTTCATTTAACTTTAGCTTTTAAGTATGATGTTTAAAACGAGCCTACTGTTCATTGTTTTACTAGCATCTTATTTAGAGCAGCATGGATTTTATATTTCATATTCCGTTTTTTAACGGACAATATTTTTTCTTTAGGGTATGCTCCTGTATCAGACATTCGTAATAAATCTTTTTCCGTAGGCAGTGAATATCCTGATGATTGACAGTGTTCATTCAACCAAGATTCTGTTACTTGTACAAATCTATTTAGTTGTTGACATTTGTAATGTTCATCAACTTTTCTCCACCATAAAAGAATTGATGCAGATATCCTTCTTTGTATATCATCTAAATATTCCGGTGTTGTGAGTGCGAAACTTGAAACAATATATTCGACAATGCAAAGCGTATAAAAAAGTAAGTAAGGTATACGACTATATAAATAAGACCATTGAGAAATCTTTTGTTCCCAGCCCGAGAAAATAAAATTGATATTTAACTGCTCTGTACGTATTGCTTTATGCTCTGTAAATAAATGCATCGCATGATTACATATTCCATCAAAACTATCATCATGAGCTTTATCATATCTGAGTTGTGCAATATACGAAGCATCGAAACGGGAAGACTCATTCAATATATCTAATACTTTTTGGATTCGTATTCCATGTGCATTAACACCTCCGGCATTTTGCGAACGAAGTTTTAAAGGGTCTTCCGCAAGTTTTTCTGAAAAGTCTAATTCATCTAGAACGATTGCCTCCAATAAATATAAACTTTCTTGAAGAGGTTTTCTTATGAGCATATATGAAATATTTAACTTACTTTTTCTTGAACTTTCTAAAGCTTCATATATACAATGTAACATGTCAGATAAAATCGCGGGTAAAACAGTAATTTTTAATACTTTTGCTCGATCATTAAATCGATTTTGAACTTTCAACCAAGCAAATATATCATTAGACTTTTCTAATGATTCATTGTCATCATTGTTTTCAATATCAATGGTTGTTGTAAAAAAGTTTCCTTCT comes from the Halarcobacter ebronensis genome and includes:
- a CDS encoding NAD(P)/FAD-dependent oxidoreductase; protein product: MANNDELKKALELLDSELKKKGISRRDAFKLAGLGSASFLMGNTTEAEAATVAKASEAKGKIVIVGGGLAGIATAAKLTHDLSNPDITIIEPNPVSVSYQPGQTLVAGGVWEKSDIVYNTKDFVPSGVKMIKDKVVEFNPEANKVLTQGGETISYDYLIVATGLVLDYGEIKGLEGVGHSSEANEEVSKKVGKNGLHSIYYADGAVNTWKGIQELISEAKTGKKLKALYTHPNTPIKCGGAPKKIMYLTEARLREAGVRDNVDMWFYPNGGTMFGVPEYHEAIVKQFEARNMHWEYKNNLVEVDTEKKIATFEKRWFEKGAWDPDIEDYEMVPMSEKIEREYDFMHVTPPMRAPDAVKNSSLAWQKGSAAKGGWVELNKETLQHTRYPNVFGIGDVAGIPMGKTGGSARKQYKVLVENLISAMEGKDLTSKYAGYTVCPLITDLGKVMLAEFDWSKKPTPSFPLDPTQERYIWWLLKVYLLKPMTVYGMLSGRA
- a CDS encoding Tll0287-like domain-containing protein — its product is MIFKNSLIFLLSMLFVQNIYAQEVTLIEAKELAYKVTKEFESRLKRELKEAKKVNDTKGMTDYCINESKKVLEEINSKYGPKVSIKRVSLNNRNEKAKPENNEINILKAFDLIQKSDAYEPEQIVQVINDNTYKIYSPIEMNSRDCKKCHGLDSKVDKESKRRFSEVYKNDRGYGHKSGDIRGAVVITISR
- a CDS encoding c-type cytochrome produces the protein MQVKKAVLISFIVSVMAVAANAEDYTNAEIYTKMCSKCHGLSAEGNPEKKGPALNDQTAHELEISLYDLKSGGLNQSSGTEHEIMEHNMKKIIEKGMNYEPKSMSEYIFFKFNPNAKYYKKVSESKYTVSEIYGKMCSKCHGIDAEGNPKKKGPALNKMTAHEIESELLEIQRGSVTQSSGTDHEVMEHNQEKIEDKGMRYSPDEMAKYIETNFYKK
- a CDS encoding cytochrome b/b6 domain-containing protein, whose amino-acid sequence is MEQIQNKTYVWSFLGRISHWLLVVSFFSCFVTSFYENMLTLHISLGIVVFGMLLMKIVWGLIGPKYARWSDFRFALKDLKFYFIQKIKDRYRQIQPGHNPASSWFAFLVTWFGIVCCISGFVLYGIQEGNGLLSFLNDKYISYANGLDNIHIFLAYLLLIMIATHITGVLIEQFYHKTNMVMAMISGYKRAKGEDITTTFRMKLLGSLYILLTLVVAYYTYLVPENIFTKSKFQPVDYKALDADFHFECSDCHNLFPPYLLPSASWKKMFKDQHEHYGEDLELDESLVKKIENFMVTRSAEFSTQESAYEINKELKNSSEYTITKTNYWKIIHKDIKKDIFENNIVERKSNCVACHKDFEKGIIYDINITYPQNVTKN
- a CDS encoding molybdopterin-containing oxidoreductase family protein translates to MQVEISRRKFLQGTVALSVVAASTSALSNAKTDEGKKVYGTTKTSSNANDIKIIPTLCEMCVNKCAAYARVENNVVTKLDPNPHFPKSQNMLCARGNAGIQALYDPDRIKYPLIRVGKRGDGKYKRVTWDEAYTYISEKLTKILDEEKDNRSCIGYCAGEGMAEHTFKTFMFDKFGSTNFINHSSICLQTTVSGYALTIGGYGQADLENADYVIMAGANRAEAIVTPDTMELFKRTKGRGAKLVVIDPRFTNTAAHADEWVAIEVGTDLALVLAMTHVVITEELYNKKFVSLNFNGFEEYKQHILSNNYTPQWAEKITGVKVAQIKKMARDFMHYAPKSIYYQGRRSAWSKQDFQLRRAQAIFTALGGGIDKEGGIVFGKTLPLGTHKVNAPMYANAQSRIEKNEAAIIGGAGSWIAWRNMIVEGRTPYPIRGMFIYKQNPMLSVPNVAKTREMFEKMDLVVAIDTMPSDSAIMADVILPECTYLEREDPVKSFGGAQPSIALRQAAVKPLWETKPVIEIVQGLSKKLSKPLWEITKKYDEDVQDEIEGMSEDEVEEFYKKSGFDLADAFEHSQKEINRHMVEEVYGKEAWDTLREKGVYYLNMDKYFKKLSANRYEWYPKKRRFYSVVRGEFKADVFHDTCVDEKEIAVLKKDFKTPTGKVECVLENLARKGVDAMPTWRDEMFTAVPKDKFRFITGRHAQFTQNSTCNNAMLLDLLPENYLWVNKRVAKNRGIEFGDLVEVESSAGKIQIKAYPTEKIGQNTLFFVHGFGSSSDNLSLAKGNGASDNIIIEDVIEPVFGSAAMHETIVDIRKV
- a CDS encoding 4Fe-4S dicluster domain-containing protein: MARYAMALDYKNCINCKACETACKEENGVLLGAQNHRIWVGTKEIEGEFPLLNISSSNFLPSQCQQCSNAPCQEVCPTNATYYDEHGVVRVDSDKCILCSYCMTACPYDARYVDDRTNTVDKCNFCSDTRIARGEITTACQATCPTKVRIFGDLDDPNSEISEVLRTREHFSLKSYLGTDPKLFYLT
- the nrfD gene encoding NrfD/PsrC family molybdoenzyme membrane anchor subunit, which translates into the protein MNFKSIIPIKEVSIKELFSFKMSFSNVTMAMITLGLVALFTAGAITYFIEGHHAYNVTREHPWGLIIGMYVFFVVSSTGLCIMSSIGHVFGVKEFEIIGKRAILGAILTICTGFLVIALEIGHPVRMVIYNILTPGFTSAIWWMGTLYGLYLCFIIFEFIFLIRNDHKWSKIFGLGGLLVGIAAHSNLGAVFGFLIARPIANGVFFPIYFILSAMITGSYLLFLMYGFRYKMNFPKEVEDMLVKLAKILGLLLAILMFFEIWRMLTSIYGGVPGRAEIAKHILMSPNFLVGEVLLGMLIPFIIILVSKGKNIKGLVWASILGMVGIFFMRYDLVHDTQLMPLQLLKIREYQLPPSLVEYFPSFAEIAISIGGIGVCLLVYYFAEKFFNLDYDK
- a CDS encoding rhodanese-like domain-containing protein, with the protein product MKLSLITKSLFAVTLLSTLMLANEPANLSKPTEKVQSLIDKYKLEVVDYNYVKGKIGKGTRDSAKVVLIDARPDKKYISGTIPSSLNIPDTEYEKYVGQLKDTPKNKEILVYCGGWACAKSPKVAGLLKKDGFTKVKLYQAGEPEWGQKSYLEVGTEVVKSALSKNAAVIIDARPYAKYMQETIPGSISIPDTELEQLKGRFPVNHMEKIITFCGGYKCAKSHVVAKKLISMGYKNVTVYAAGLPAWKEAGLSTTKSSETAKNDKKENKPEFSKNGAKLGSDEGSIDGEWLYSFIKEDKVPSFIQIVDVTSPEEFNKGHIKGAINITAENYSAKEFISKLPKNKTIVFNCTQGGRSIDAWNKLKKAGYDISEVFYFDANIDCKGNDCKIKVNEPLE